In Archocentrus centrarchus isolate MPI-CPG fArcCen1 chromosome 24, fArcCen1, whole genome shotgun sequence, one DNA window encodes the following:
- the ak9 gene encoding adenylate kinase 9 isoform X7: MSEECLKINEQIELIKNLKLAPDFIINIKCADKDLVQRLSGLKQDPETGQFYNRDQWEHEEVYSKEKKNKNQDVEDVEEVEEQVEEEEELSRETVDRLVWTPEFLARNAFVRINMYKENMLRPLEDYMTNHNPLYLLELDGNNKTEELHLSVMSRLETLAINPVPIPILLRQAEDEELPEDVSTEDLLRIMSSSRIVVPGFRWRRSRWGRTCPVALKEGKVIPGKPEFGVGFQDKLYILSSEEAYHKFVTNPRPYLLPPMPRLPCRVSIIGPSLAGKSTLCKLLAQHYNAVVIDMEEMLQPVLVKVEQERTEKIKEETTQAAIEKIKMKMKEDGGENSDETSSIEVTGDHPEVQAMVLSAVEKAKQSSTASFDLYTDVLEKRVKKIEEEEEVTGWVLDNFPKNRSQMGALQQAGLLPEIFFCLTDSDGHQVLRRLYETNKESVNKAVRMRLEDERSQNEAELLTQKEQESEVQSNLETVVEETNEAPKQSKTTSPANPNTIQKEAVVVHDYSELGYPDGPEMNEYKLQLQQFVSEWEKMQSGLTVTHCTLEIGRKSPENLLQDMIQQMDKPFQYVSWELSEEDMEKDTEDTEALDQLERAEEGSDEDYPPEEENEGNTTAKRFLGDTHHFCPVALKDHNVLWPCTNEIAAKYREKTYCFSSLEARDSFLQNPEQYIAQTEPLKPPALRIFLLGSRGSGKTTHGKWLAQQLGLFHIQFREQLQMLIMAKTKTRILDADELMFLEDYSEDLKIKIIEAEAEDKKEPEDPSTNINEVEQEALTEEEMAIKAYLSEGDPLHPKILDMVVAPYWKREPYKSTGFILEGFPHDPEEVQYMLKQQLFPDVVVVMEVDVEDVQNRLLPKYLEIWRERQKERESQLKLLHDLHKKKREEAISKRKAELMAEQDPKFSFQDATEDDKEGEPADIEMIEALLEEEFPAEEDDGMDNEETEELATERLAIGIQERFVAHETNLSTVMELLGEQNIPRMDINASHKLCIVQHQLLNKIKPLLTNRESLFQKCHPIPYSLAHKLLLSSFKFFSAFGCLDPIKLYKERDLIQPLQWPFSTTHPLIFHQYIYFFASKENCNTFMLNPLKYLQQPKPTPSLPVKIAVTGPPKSGKTTVAQMFARKFGLARLSIGSVMRTVLDTQEHTDLAKQMRGYLFQGLVVPDELAIQCLEVALMNSVCSTRGYVLDGFPMTLKQAELMGSRSIIPMIVVELELDIVEVLKRGLADKMRPNKPHLMHDSSEILHICNSCYKKEVVHVRHYFQQQYQNWLLLDGLKSKWWIWDRMIKEVSISMKYIHTYLERIQRGQAACINRLCITPNELDCRLGEFGQYCPVCMALHHHLVDSSETAALTHAAEYRGHYYKMCDESHLETFLLTPDQFVTPGCPHTLPQPHLLPRKLTEIQVKNRFPQQVEMKGFCPVTYLDGNQRYEALVRGKMEYAVEYKERIYIFETKEKRDKFMRTPETYWAQKLPIKVPPLCEPVPLTSLPTLGYLEQGVAVAVIKAMTAVGCLKPKHPYLSLQRSALHYVALYLKAFNHKSTDHVRQMYKKKLASFEENCALIPYLSTAMRGNYRPPSERPIDFEFKLNRFLALGDVPGANGVQPDVHF; this comes from the exons ATGTCAGAAGAGTGTCTGAAGATTAATGAGCAGATTGAACTGATCAAAAACCTCAAGCTAGCCCCTGACTTCATTATCAACATCAAG TGTGCAGACAAGGACCTTGTCCAGAGGCTGTCTGGTCTGAAGCAGGACCCAGAGACAGGGCAGTTTTACAACAGGGATCAATGGGAGCATGAAGAGGTGTACAGCaaggagaagaagaacaagaatcAGGATGTAGAAGATGTTGAGGAAGTGGAGGAGCAG gtggaggaggaggaggaactcTCGAGGGAGACTGTTGATAGATTGGTGTGGACACCAGAGTTTTTGGCTAGAAATGCTTTTGTTCGAATCAACATGTACAAGGAGAACATGCTCCGACCTCTGGAG GACTACATGACAAACCACAACCCCCTCTATCTGTTGGAGTTGGatggaaataataaaacagaagagTTGCACTTG TCTGTTATGTCACGTCTCGAAACTTTGGCAATAAATCCTGTCCCTATTCCAATCCTCCTCCGCCAGGCTGAGGATGAAGAATTGCCAGAGGATGTTAGCACG gAGGACCTACTGAGAATTATGTCCTCCTCCAGGATTGTGGTTCCTGGCTTTAGGTGGAGAAGGAGCCGCTGGGGCAGAACCTGCCCTGTTGCTTTGAAAGAGGGCAAGGTCATTCCTGGGAAACCAGAATTTGGTGTGGG TTTCCAGGACAAGCTGTACATCCTTTCATCAGAGGAGGCATACCATAAGTTTGTCACAAACCCTCGCCCTTACCTGCTACCTCCAATGCCGAGGTTACCCTGCAGAGTTTCCATCATTGGGCCTTCTCTTGCAGGAAAGAGCACCTTATGTAAGCTTCTAGCGCAGCACTATAACGCAGTGGTAATTGACATGGAGGAAATGTTGCAGCCAGTTTTGGTCAAGGTTGAACAGGAGAGGactgagaaaattaaagaagagACAACACAGGCTGCAATAGAGAAAatcaagatgaagatgaaggaagATGGTGGAGAAAATTCAG atgaAACCAGCTCCATAGAAG ttACCGGGGATCACCCAGAAGTGCAAGCCATGGTCCTTAGTGCTGTGGAGAAAGCAAAACAATCGAGTACAGCTTCTTTTGACTTGTATACTGATGTACTAGAGAAGCGTGTAAAAAAG AtcgaagaggaggaggaggtgactgGATGGGTGCTTGACAACTTTCCCAAGAACCGTTCTCAGATGGGTGCTTTACAGCAAGCTGGACTCCTGCCAGAAATCTTCTTCTGTCTCACAGACAGTGATGGACACCAGG TTTTGAGGAGACTTTATGAGACAAATAAGGAAAGTGTGAACAAAGCTGTAAGGATGAGATTAGAGGATGAACGGTCTCAGAACGAGGCAGAACTCTT AACTCAAAAGGAGCAAGAATCAGAGGTGCAATCAAATCTTGAAACAGTTGTGGAAGAAACTAATG aaGCTCCTAAACAATCTAAAACCACCAGCCCTGCAAATCCTAACACAATACAAAAAGAAG CAGTGGTAGTACACGATTATTCGGAGTTGGGATATCCAGATGGCCCCGAGATGAATGAGTATAAACTGCAATTGCAACAGTTTGTGAGTGAATGGGAGAAAATGCAATCTGGTTTAACAGTAACCCACTGTACTTTGGAGATTGGAAGGAAAAGCCCGGAGAACCTGCTTCAAGATATGATCCAGCAGATGGACA AACCCTTTCAGTATGTGTCCTGGGAGTTATCTGAGGAGGACATGGAAAAAGACACAGAGGATACAGAGGCCTTAGATCAgctggagagagcagaggaaggCAGCGATGAAGATTATCCCccagaggaagaaaatgaa GGAAACACAACAGCCAAAAGATTCTTAGGTGACACACATCATTTCTGCCCTGTTGCCTTAAAAGACCATAATGTCCTATGGCCCTGTACGAATGAAATTGCAGCCAAGTATCGTGAGAAGACCTACTGCTTTTCCAGCTTAGAAGCAAGGGATTCCTTTCTTCAAAATCCTGAACAATATATTGCGCAGACTGAACCTCTCAAG CCTCCTGCCCTGCGGATCTTTTTGCTCGGCAGCAGAGGCTCAGGCAAGACAACTCATGGGAAGTGGCTTGCACAGCAGCTCGGGCTCTTCCATATTCAGTTCAGGGAGCAGCTCCAAATGCTCATCATGGCTAAGACAAAGACGCGGATACTTGATGCTGATGAGTTAATGTTCTTAGAAGATTATTCTGAAGACTTGAAGATCAAAATAATAGAAGCTGAGGCAGAAGATAAGAAGGAGCCAGAGGATCCCTCTACAAACATCAATGAGGTGGAG CAAGAAGCACTGACTGAGGAAGAAATGGCCATCAAAGCCTACCTATCCGAAGGAGATCCTCTGCATCCAAAGATTTTGGACATGGTTGTTGCACCATACTGGAAACGTGAACCATACAA GTCTACAGGTTTTATTTTGGAGGGCTTTCCTCATGATCCGGAGGAGGTGCAGTACATGTTGAAACAACAGCTTTTCCCTGATGTTGTGGTAGTCATGGAAGTGGATGTTGAGGATGTTCAGAACCGTCTGTTGCCAAAATACCTGGAGATTTGGCGTGAGCGCCAAAAAGAACGTGAATCACAGTTGAAACTCCTCCATGacctgcataaaaaaaaacgg GAGGAGGCTATTTCCAAGAGGAAGGCTGAACTCATGGCAGAGCAAGACCCAAAG ttcagttttcaagatGCCACAGAAGATGACAAAGAGGGTGAACCTGCAGACATAGAGATGATAGAGGCCCTGCTGGAGGAGGAATTTCctgcagaagaggatgatggcaTGGACAATGAGGAGACTGAGGAATTAGCTACTGAGAGGCTGGCCATAGGAATACAAGAGCGTTTTGTGGCACATGAGACCAACCTTAGTACTGTGATG GAACTCCTAGGTGAACAGAATATACCCAGAATGGACATCAATGCTTCTCACAAACTCTGCATTGTTCAGCATCAGCTGCTCAACAAAATCAAGCCTTTGTTGACCAACAGGGAGTCACTCTTCCAAAAATGCCACCCCATCCCCTACAGCCTGGCACATAAGCTTCTGCTCTCCTCTTTCAAGTTCTTCAGCGCCTTTGGCTGTCTGGACCCCATCAAG CTATACAAAGAAAGAGACCTGATCCAGCCTCTGCAGTGGCCCTTCAGTACAACACATCCCCTGATCTTCCATCAGTATATCTACTTCTTTGCATCTAAGGAGAACTGTAACACATTTATGCTCAATCCCTTAAAGTACCTTCAGCAGCCCAAGCCCACCCCgtcacttcctgttaaaatagCAGTCACTGGACCTCCAAAATCTGGAAAAACCACTG TGGCACAGATGTTTGCTCGGAAATTTGGCTTGGCTCGGCTGTCCATTGGTAGCGTTATGCGTACGGTGCTGGACACACAGGAGCACACTGATCTGGCTAAACAGATGCGAGGGTATCTCTTCCAAGGCCTTGTTGTGCCTGATGAACTGGCCATTCAGTGTCTGGAGGTGGCACTGATGAACTCAGTCTGTAGCACACGAGG ATATGTGCTTGATGGGTTTCCGATGACCCTTAAGCAGGCTGAACTGATGGGGTCTCGGAGCATCATCCCCATGATAGTAGTTGAGCTTGAGCTGGACATAGTGGAGGTGCTGAAGAGAGGCCTTGCAGACAAAATGAGGCCTAACAA GCCTCACTTGATGCACGACAGCTCTGAGATCCTCCACATTTGTAATTCCTGCTACAAGAAGGAGGTGGTGCATGTAAGGCATTACTTCCAACAACAATATCAGAACTGGTTGCTCCTTGATGGACTCAAAAGCAAATGGTGGATCTGGGACAGAATGATAAAGGAGGTCAGCATCAGCATGAAATATATTCACACTTACCTGGAGAGGATACAGAGGG GGCAAGCAGCCTGCATCAACAGGCTGTGCATCACACCCAACGAGTTGGATTGCCGGCTTGGAGAGTTTGGCCAGTACTGCCCTGTCTGCATGGCCCTCCatcaccacctggtggacaGCTCAGAAACTGCAGCATTGACTCATGCAGCTGAGTACAGGGGACACTACTACAAGATGTGTGATGAAAGTCATTTAGAG ACATTCCTGTTGACACCTGATCAATTTGTGACACCTGGCTGCCCGCACACCCTTCCACAACCCCACCTCCTACCAAGGAAGCTGACTGAGATTCAGGTGAAGAACAGGTTCCCACAGCAAGTTGAGATGAAGGGCTTCTGTCCTGTTACTTACCTGGATGGAAACCAGAG GTATGAAGCTCTAGTTCGTGGAAAGATGGAATATGCTGTGGAATACAAAGAAAGAATCTACATTTTTGAGACAAAGGAGAAACGGGACAAGTTCATGAG gaCTCCTGAAACCTACTGGGCCCAAAAGCTCCCCATTAAAGTTCCTCCTCTTTGTGAGCCTGTACCTCTCACCTCCCTTCCAACACTGGGCTACCTGGAACAG gGTGTGGCAGTAGCAGTGATCAAGGCCATGACAGCTGTCGGGTGTCTCAAACCAAAGCACCCTTATCTCAGTTTACAAAGATCAGCTCTCCACTATGTGGCCTTGTATTTGAAAG cattcAACCACAAGAGTACAGACCACGTTCGCCAGATGTACAAAAAGAAGCTGGCCTCATTTGAAGAGAACTGTGCGCTCATTCCTTACCTGAGCACGGCCATGAGGGGGAACTACAGGCCGCCCAGTGAACGCCCAATTGACTTTGAGTTCAAGCTGAACAGGTTCCTGGCCTTAGGAGATGTGCCAGGAGCTAATGGTGTGCAGCCTGATGTGCACTTTTGA